One Flagellimonas sp. CMM7 genomic region harbors:
- the trpB gene encoding tryptophan synthase subunit beta: protein MSYHANEKGYYGEFGGAFIPEMLYPNTEELRQNYIRIMEEPSFKEEFDQLLKDYVGRPTPLYFAERLSEKYQTKIYLKREDLCHTGAHKVNNTIGQILMAKKLGKNRIIAETGAGQHGVATATVCALMGIECVVYMGEIDIARQAPNVARMKMLGAEVRPALSGSRTLKDATNEAIRDWINNPVDTHYIIGSVVGPHPYPDMVARFQSVISEEIKTQLLEKEGIENPSYVVACVGGGSNAAGAYYHYLDTPEVGIIAVEAAGKGIDTGESAATSALGKVGIIHGSKTLLMQTNDGQITEPYSISAGLDYPGVGPMHAHLFKSGRGEFISITDDEAMTAGLEVSQLEGIIPAIETSHAFAIFEYKKFKKEDIVVINLSGRGDKDLQNYIDYFKL from the coding sequence ATGAGTTATCACGCTAACGAAAAAGGATATTACGGAGAGTTTGGTGGTGCGTTCATTCCAGAGATGCTTTATCCAAATACCGAAGAACTTCGTCAAAATTACATCCGCATTATGGAAGAACCTTCTTTTAAAGAAGAGTTTGACCAATTGCTCAAGGATTATGTTGGACGCCCCACCCCACTCTATTTTGCAGAAAGGCTATCAGAAAAATATCAAACTAAAATCTATCTAAAACGAGAAGATTTATGCCATACAGGTGCACATAAAGTGAACAACACCATAGGTCAGATATTAATGGCCAAAAAGCTCGGTAAAAATAGAATCATCGCTGAAACAGGTGCTGGACAACATGGCGTGGCTACAGCAACGGTTTGTGCTCTAATGGGCATTGAATGTGTAGTATACATGGGTGAAATTGATATTGCACGTCAAGCACCAAATGTAGCCCGCATGAAAATGTTGGGGGCAGAAGTACGGCCAGCTTTATCGGGTAGTAGAACATTAAAGGATGCCACAAATGAGGCCATCCGTGATTGGATCAATAATCCAGTGGATACCCATTATATAATAGGTTCTGTGGTCGGCCCTCATCCATACCCTGATATGGTGGCGCGTTTCCAATCGGTGATTTCCGAAGAAATTAAAACGCAGTTGTTAGAAAAAGAAGGCATCGAAAATCCAAGTTACGTGGTGGCCTGTGTTGGCGGAGGCAGTAATGCTGCTGGAGCATACTATCATTATCTGGATACCCCTGAAGTTGGAATTATTGCAGTGGAAGCAGCAGGAAAGGGTATTGACACTGGGGAAAGCGCAGCAACCTCTGCCTTGGGAAAAGTGGGAATTATTCATGGCAGTAAAACCCTTTTAATGCAAACCAATGATGGTCAAATTACCGAACCCTATTCTATTTCTGCAGGATTGGATTATCCTGGTGTTGGACCAATGCATGCCCATTTATTTAAATCAGGTAGAGGGGAATTTATTTCTATCACGGATGATGAAGCTATGACTGCTGGATTGGAAGTTTCACAACTGGAAGGAATTATTCCCGCTATAGAGACTTCCCATGCCTTTGCCATTTTTGAGTACAAAAAGTTTAAAAAAGAGGATATCGTAGTCATCAATCTTTCAGGGCGTGGTGACAAAGATTTACAGAATTATATTGATTATTTTAAATTATGA
- the trpA gene encoding tryptophan synthase subunit alpha — protein MNRINQKLKEDKKLLSIYFTAGYPSLNDTAKIIQHLEQNGVDMIEIGLPFSDPLADGPTIQESSTAALNNGMNTELLFDQLKNIRKTVSIPLIMMGYFNPVFQYGVEAFCQKCHEIGIDGIILPDLPLDVYKDEYEVIFKKYGLINVFLITPQTSEKRIREIDAVSDGFIYMVSSASTTGAKTGFGDKTETYFDKINGMNLKNPQIVGFGISNSNTFNQATKKTKGAIIGSAFIKHLTQNGVEKIDDFVRGIR, from the coding sequence ATGAATCGAATCAATCAAAAACTAAAAGAGGACAAGAAACTGCTATCCATATACTTTACAGCGGGTTATCCTAGTTTAAATGATACTGCTAAAATAATCCAACACCTTGAACAGAATGGTGTGGACATGATTGAAATAGGTTTGCCTTTTAGTGATCCTTTGGCAGATGGTCCAACAATACAGGAAAGTTCCACGGCTGCCCTGAACAATGGCATGAACACTGAATTATTATTTGACCAGTTAAAAAACATTAGAAAAACAGTTTCCATTCCGTTAATCATGATGGGATACTTTAATCCAGTATTTCAATATGGTGTGGAAGCCTTCTGTCAAAAATGTCATGAAATTGGTATTGATGGCATTATTCTGCCCGACCTTCCTCTTGATGTTTATAAAGACGAGTATGAGGTCATCTTTAAAAAATACGGTCTAATCAATGTCTTTTTAATTACCCCGCAGACTAGTGAGAAACGCATCCGCGAAATTGATGCAGTTTCTGATGGTTTTATTTATATGGTAAGTTCTGCCAGTACCACTGGGGCAAAAACAGGATTTGGGGACAAAACCGAAACCTATTTTGATAAAATCAATGGTATGAATCTTAAAAACCCTCAAATTGTTGGCTTTGGCATCAGTAATTCCAATACTTTTAATCAAGCTACCAAAAAAACCAAAGGAGCAATTATTGGTTCAGCGTTCATAAAACATCTGACCCAAAACGGGGTTGAAAAAATTGATGATTTTGTAAGAGGAATTCGCTAA
- a CDS encoding M20/M25/M40 family metallo-hydrolase, producing MFTIKRILFLFTITSCFSVFSQDSIAVKSEVNDAIKELKDFVSIPNDALSADDIDDNIFWLKKKFGERGFNSTVLETENLPLFFAALPMEDSKPTMLIYMHLDGQSVDPSKWNQPNPYETVLKKPVEDGYETISFDVLEEGINYDWRLFGRSTSDDKGPIVMFLNAIDLLKKDNKEIPFNIKVILDGEEEKSSKPLPKAVKQYRELLEADFLVINDGPVHPSGDPTVVYGCRGITSLTLTSYGPITPQHSGHYGNYAPNPGFQLAQLLASMKDKEGRVIIPGYYNGITLDDTVQEVLKSVPDSDTEISKKLQFKSAEKVGGFYQEALQYPSLNIRGLGSGWVGKKARTIVPESATAELDLRLVPESDGARLKKLVKDHITKQGFHVLDHIPSKEERMTHDKIITVTEGSVTDAFRTNLDNSYGNFLVETLKASFQKEVVRIRIMGGTVPIAPFINELKIPAFIVPMVNADNNQHSPNENLKIGQLAYGIRAFYNIISTPTN from the coding sequence ATGTTCACAATCAAAAGAATTCTATTTTTATTTACCATAACCTCTTGTTTTTCAGTTTTCTCCCAAGATTCTATTGCTGTTAAATCAGAAGTGAATGATGCTATAAAAGAACTAAAGGATTTTGTTTCCATTCCAAATGATGCACTTAGCGCAGATGATATTGATGATAATATCTTTTGGTTAAAGAAAAAGTTTGGTGAACGAGGATTTAATAGTACGGTATTGGAAACTGAGAACTTACCACTTTTCTTCGCCGCCTTGCCGATGGAAGACTCCAAACCCACCATGCTTATATATATGCATTTGGATGGCCAATCCGTGGACCCTTCAAAATGGAATCAACCCAATCCATACGAAACTGTTTTGAAAAAACCAGTTGAAGACGGTTATGAAACCATTTCCTTTGATGTTTTAGAGGAAGGCATTAACTACGACTGGAGACTCTTTGGTCGTTCAACCTCTGATGATAAGGGACCTATAGTCATGTTTTTGAATGCGATTGACCTGCTTAAAAAAGATAACAAGGAGATTCCCTTCAATATCAAAGTGATTTTGGATGGTGAAGAAGAAAAAAGCAGCAAACCATTACCAAAGGCTGTAAAACAATATAGAGAATTGCTTGAGGCGGATTTTTTGGTCATAAACGACGGGCCCGTGCATCCTTCAGGAGATCCAACAGTAGTATATGGCTGTCGCGGCATCACTTCTTTGACTCTCACCTCATATGGTCCAATAACGCCACAACACAGCGGACATTATGGAAACTATGCTCCAAATCCAGGGTTTCAACTTGCCCAATTATTGGCCAGTATGAAAGACAAGGAGGGTCGTGTAATTATTCCAGGATATTACAACGGTATTACTTTGGATGACACTGTTCAGGAAGTTTTAAAAAGTGTACCTGACAGTGATACTGAAATTTCGAAAAAACTTCAGTTTAAATCCGCTGAAAAAGTTGGTGGTTTCTATCAGGAAGCTTTGCAATATCCCTCTTTGAATATTAGAGGTTTAGGTTCTGGTTGGGTCGGAAAAAAAGCACGAACCATAGTACCAGAAAGTGCAACAGCTGAACTTGATCTGCGTTTGGTCCCTGAAAGTGATGGAGCCCGTTTAAAGAAACTGGTGAAAGACCATATTACCAAACAAGGATTTCATGTCTTGGACCATATTCCATCTAAAGAAGAACGTATGACCCATGATAAAATCATCACAGTAACCGAAGGTAGTGTTACGGACGCTTTCCGCACCAATTTGGACAATTCTTATGGAAATTTTTTAGTCGAAACCCTAAAGGCATCTTTTCAAAAAGAGGTGGTCCGTATTAGAATCATGGGAGGAACCGTTCCCATAGCGCCTTTTATCAATGAATTGAAGATTCCTGCATTTATTGTTCCAATGGTAAATGCGGACAATAATCAACATAGCCCTAACGAGAATTTAAAAATTGGGCAGTTGGCTTATGGAATTAGAGCATTTTATAACATCATTTCTACGCCAACCAATTAA
- the trpC gene encoding indole-3-glycerol phosphate synthase TrpC, producing MNILDKIVADKRKEVNLKKSLIPVSQLEQSVLCGRDTVSLSEALKNSNSGIIAEHKRRSPSKSVINQKLNVQDVARGYEEAGVCGMSVLTDGKYFGGSLDDLLLARSVTKFPVLRKEFIIDEYQILEALAHGADVILLIAAILSKMEIKNLSEIAKSLELDVLLEVHNEEELHKSIMPSLDMLGVNNRNLKTFEVSLETSKSLSKLIPDEFVKVSESGISTIEAIQNLKQYGYQGFLIGENFMKTEDPGKHATEFIKALEP from the coding sequence ATGAATATCCTTGATAAAATAGTAGCGGATAAACGCAAAGAGGTCAATTTAAAAAAGTCGTTGATTCCCGTTTCGCAATTGGAGCAATCTGTTCTTTGTGGTCGAGACACGGTTTCTTTATCTGAGGCTCTTAAAAATAGTAATTCGGGAATTATTGCCGAGCATAAACGGCGTTCGCCTTCAAAATCGGTAATCAACCAAAAACTTAATGTTCAAGATGTAGCCAGAGGGTATGAAGAAGCTGGAGTTTGCGGCATGTCCGTTTTAACCGATGGAAAATACTTTGGAGGGTCTTTGGATGATTTATTACTAGCAAGATCAGTTACAAAGTTTCCTGTGCTACGAAAAGAATTCATTATTGATGAATACCAAATTTTGGAAGCCCTAGCACACGGTGCTGATGTAATTCTCTTGATAGCCGCCATTTTATCAAAAATGGAAATAAAAAACCTTTCAGAAATAGCAAAAAGTTTGGAATTGGATGTGCTTTTGGAAGTTCACAACGAAGAGGAATTGCATAAATCCATCATGCCAAGTTTGGATATGTTAGGGGTAAACAACCGAAATCTCAAAACCTTTGAGGTGAGTTTGGAAACTAGCAAAAGTCTGTCAAAATTGATTCCCGATGAATTTGTAAAAGTTTCGGAAAGTGGCATCAGTACCATTGAAGCCATTCAAAATTTAAAGCAATATGGCTATCAAGGTTTTCTGATTGGAGAGAATTTTATGAAAACGGAGGACCCCGGAAAGCATGCAACTGAATTTATAAAAGCCTTGGAACCATGA
- a CDS encoding LytTR family DNA-binding domain-containing protein — MKYSTIVIDDSSIQRLATSVLVKNHPNLELIGSYGNPYEAIKAIYDQKVDIVFLDVLMENVDAFELLDNIEINSAIVLNSTWENFAEKAFDYGINDFLLKPMPKKRFDIAIDKIIKQIEQKKVKQIKTFPFSELLSNFNLN, encoded by the coding sequence ATGAAATACTCAACTATTGTAATTGATGATTCATCAATTCAGCGTTTAGCTACATCCGTTTTGGTAAAGAATCATCCAAATCTAGAATTAATTGGTTCTTATGGGAATCCTTACGAAGCAATTAAAGCCATTTATGATCAAAAAGTAGATATTGTTTTCCTTGATGTCTTGATGGAGAATGTTGATGCTTTTGAATTGCTTGACAACATTGAAATCAATTCGGCTATCGTTTTGAACTCCACATGGGAAAATTTTGCAGAGAAGGCCTTTGATTATGGAATAAATGATTTTTTATTGAAACCGATGCCTAAAAAGAGATTCGATATTGCAATTGATAAAATTATTAAACAAATTGAACAAAAGAAGGTCAAGCAAATTAAAACCTTTCCTTTTTCAGAATTGCTTTCTAACTTTAATCTTAACTAA
- a CDS encoding anthranilate synthase component I family protein, whose amino-acid sequence MTYTLQTHYKKILADTITPVSVYLKIRDKFPNSILLESSDYHANDNSFSYICCNPIASIKVQNEIITQIFPDGTKEEFPISSTTDVTEIVHDFGKKFSVSSNGFKFINNGLFGYMSYDAVRYFENVEISSKENSIQIPDIYYAVYQNIIAINHFKNEAYLFAHCFESESNVDEIAQLFNVRNFASYNFSKEGEPKSNLEDEEYREHVKLAKKHCQRGDVFQLVLSRRFSQAFKGDEFNVYRALRSINPSPYLFYFDYGDFKIFGSSPEAQLIVKEGKAEIHPIAGTYKRTGNDEQDAELAKKLAQDDKENSEHVMLVDLARNDLSRNGNTVNVETYREVQYFSHVIHLVSKVTGQKKKDISTMKVVADTFPAGTLSGAPKHMAMQLIEKYEKTGRAYYGGAIGFMDFKGNFNHAIMIRTFLSKNHELHYQAGAGLVAASDPEMELQETYNKLGALTKALEIAETI is encoded by the coding sequence ATGACCTATACATTACAAACACATTACAAAAAAATACTTGCCGATACCATTACGCCGGTTAGTGTTTACTTAAAGATTAGGGATAAATTTCCCAACAGCATTCTATTGGAAAGTAGCGACTACCATGCCAATGATAATAGCTTTTCCTATATCTGTTGCAACCCTATTGCTTCAATAAAGGTCCAAAATGAAATTATTACCCAGATTTTCCCAGATGGCACAAAAGAAGAGTTTCCAATTTCATCTACCACGGATGTCACAGAAATTGTTCATGATTTTGGCAAAAAGTTTTCAGTTTCCAGTAATGGTTTCAAATTTATAAACAACGGTCTTTTTGGGTATATGTCATATGATGCCGTTCGCTACTTTGAAAACGTAGAAATTTCATCAAAGGAAAACTCTATTCAAATACCGGACATTTATTATGCAGTGTATCAGAATATCATCGCAATAAACCATTTTAAAAATGAAGCTTATCTCTTTGCTCATTGCTTTGAAAGTGAGAGCAATGTTGATGAGATAGCCCAGTTGTTCAATGTAAGAAACTTTGCGTCTTATAATTTTTCAAAAGAGGGAGAGCCAAAATCGAACTTAGAAGATGAGGAATATAGGGAGCATGTGAAATTGGCGAAAAAACATTGTCAGCGAGGTGACGTATTCCAGTTGGTTTTATCAAGAAGATTCTCCCAAGCCTTTAAAGGAGATGAGTTTAATGTGTACAGGGCACTACGCTCCATAAATCCATCACCATATCTATTCTATTTTGATTATGGGGATTTTAAGATTTTCGGAAGCTCACCAGAAGCACAGCTCATTGTAAAAGAAGGAAAGGCAGAAATCCACCCCATTGCTGGCACCTACAAGAGAACAGGAAATGATGAACAGGATGCCGAATTAGCAAAAAAATTGGCTCAAGATGACAAGGAAAATAGTGAGCATGTCATGCTGGTAGATTTAGCCAGAAACGACCTCAGCAGAAATGGAAATACCGTGAATGTTGAGACTTATAGAGAAGTACAATACTTCTCCCATGTTATTCACCTAGTATCTAAAGTAACAGGGCAAAAGAAAAAGGATATCTCCACTATGAAAGTTGTTGCGGATACCTTCCCCGCAGGCACCTTGAGTGGCGCTCCAAAACATATGGCAATGCAACTTATTGAAAAGTATGAAAAAACTGGTCGTGCCTATTATGGCGGTGCTATTGGCTTTATGGATTTTAAGGGAAACTTTAACCATGCCATTATGATCAGAACGTTTTTGAGTAAAAATCATGAATTGCATTACCAAGCAGGAGCTGGTCTTGTGGCGGCCTCCGACCCGGAAATGGAATTACAGGAAACCTATAACAAATTAGGTGCTTTAACAAAAGCATTGGAAATTGCGGAAACAATCTAA
- the trpD gene encoding anthranilate phosphoribosyltransferase translates to MKETLNRLINHEILSKSDAKQILVNIAKGDYNTSQIAAFLTVYMMRSITIEELEGFRDALLELCLAIDLSDYNPIDLCGTGGDGKDTFNISTLASFVTAGAGIKVTKHGNYGVSSKCGSSNVMEFLGIKFSNEVDFLKRSIDEAGICVLHAPLFHPAMKNVAPIRKELAVKTFFNMLGPMVNPAFPKNQMVGVFNLELARMYGYLYQNTDKNFTVLHALDGYDEISLTGSTKTISNNSEGMLTPVDFGVQRILQEEITGGDDVAQSAQIFLDILNGRGTEAQNNVVCANAGIAISTVEGITPKQGFEKAKESLLSKRGLGALKKLQELSAS, encoded by the coding sequence ATGAAGGAAACTTTAAATCGATTAATAAACCACGAAATACTATCTAAAAGCGATGCCAAGCAAATCTTGGTCAACATTGCCAAGGGTGATTACAACACATCGCAGATTGCAGCATTTTTGACTGTATATATGATGCGAAGCATCACTATTGAAGAATTGGAAGGTTTCCGCGATGCATTGCTGGAGCTTTGTTTAGCAATAGACCTATCGGACTATAATCCAATTGACCTATGTGGCACTGGAGGTGATGGTAAGGATACTTTTAATATCTCCACATTGGCATCTTTTGTAACAGCCGGGGCAGGTATAAAAGTGACCAAACACGGTAATTACGGGGTTTCATCTAAATGTGGCAGCAGTAATGTCATGGAGTTTTTAGGTATCAAATTCAGTAATGAAGTAGATTTCCTTAAAAGATCCATTGATGAAGCAGGAATATGTGTTCTGCATGCTCCCCTGTTTCACCCAGCCATGAAAAATGTAGCGCCAATTAGAAAAGAGCTTGCCGTTAAGACCTTTTTCAACATGCTAGGTCCTATGGTAAATCCTGCATTCCCAAAAAACCAGATGGTGGGTGTGTTCAATTTAGAACTGGCCAGAATGTATGGATATCTCTATCAAAACACGGATAAAAATTTCACCGTCCTTCATGCTTTGGATGGTTATGATGAAATCTCTTTGACAGGATCAACAAAAACTATTTCCAATAACTCTGAAGGGATGCTTACCCCTGTTGATTTTGGTGTGCAGCGCATTTTACAAGAAGAGATTACTGGCGGTGATGACGTAGCGCAATCTGCTCAAATATTTTTGGATATTTTAAACGGTAGAGGAACCGAGGCACAAAACAATGTGGTGTGCGCCAACGCTGGAATAGCTATTTCAACAGTAGAAGGCATAACGCCCAAACAAGGTTTTGAAAAAGCAAAGGAGTCACTCTTAAGCAAAAGAGGACTGGGAGCATTAAAAAAATTACAAGAGCTAAGCGCATCATGA
- a CDS encoding uracil-DNA glycosylase family protein — protein sequence MSSKLFVHTHPYEPFLFPEATKLIVGTLPPPRFTTGELKEDDVDFCYGSRNGMLWPILDRIFDLNLKYETTAEAAEQRKKFLLKRKIGVCDIVGSAERHKIDASDLGMQNAKLRDLIMYLQKYTNVDTLLFTGGNSKNGPEYFFRRQLKEYGLQLEVVSGEVPRVHQFMLPSSMNGTEKSRIVKTVSLTAPSGAANRAVGSLQTYKDLKSRNPKFNTLDFRVMQYKEFF from the coding sequence TTGAGCTCAAAACTGTTTGTTCATACCCATCCTTACGAGCCATTTCTTTTTCCAGAGGCAACAAAATTGATTGTAGGTACCTTACCACCCCCAAGGTTTACTACAGGTGAGTTGAAAGAAGACGATGTTGACTTTTGTTATGGTAGCAGAAATGGAATGCTCTGGCCTATTTTAGACAGAATTTTTGATTTAAACCTTAAGTATGAGACTACTGCTGAAGCTGCGGAGCAGCGTAAAAAGTTCTTGTTGAAAAGGAAAATAGGTGTTTGCGATATTGTGGGCAGTGCAGAAAGACATAAAATTGATGCATCTGATCTTGGTATGCAAAATGCAAAACTTAGAGATTTGATAATGTATTTGCAGAAGTATACAAATGTGGACACACTCTTGTTCACTGGAGGAAACAGCAAGAATGGTCCTGAATATTTTTTTAGAAGACAGTTGAAAGAATATGGATTACAATTAGAAGTTGTTTCTGGTGAGGTACCGAGAGTACATCAGTTTATGCTGCCTAGCTCAATGAACGGAACTGAGAAGTCCAGAATTGTAAAAACGGTATCGTTGACTGCGCCATCTGGGGCTGCCAACAGGGCAGTTGGGAGTCTACAAACCTATAAAGATCTAAAAAGTAGAAACCCCAAATTTAACACGCTGGATTTTAGGGTAATGCAGTATAAAGAGTTTTTCTAA
- a CDS encoding phosphoribosylanthranilate isomerase, translated as MKFKVCGMNQNPKEVAQLQPDYLGFIFWEPSTRYFDGDMPDLPKSIKKVGVFVDASIEEVLQKIEKYKLNAVQLHGTESPKYCKNLQDKFPSFRAQSRKNKLTLPEKISTPLNLTALEIIKVFSIKDDFDFSILKPYEASCDYYMFDTKGKLPGGNGYAFDWSILKEYPSEKPYFLSGGIGLDEIEDLLAFLESPASKRCYAIDVNSRFEIQPGLKNIEQLKEFKKLLSDNFEPNTSNS; from the coding sequence ATGAAATTCAAAGTCTGTGGAATGAACCAGAACCCAAAAGAAGTTGCTCAATTGCAACCGGATTATTTGGGCTTTATATTTTGGGAACCTTCAACACGCTATTTTGATGGTGACATGCCCGACTTGCCAAAATCCATTAAAAAAGTTGGGGTTTTTGTCGACGCTTCTATTGAGGAAGTACTTCAAAAAATTGAAAAGTATAAATTGAATGCAGTACAATTACACGGAACGGAAAGTCCTAAATATTGTAAGAATCTACAAGATAAGTTTCCGTCATTTCGAGCGCAGTCAAGAAAAAATAAGCTTACACTCCCTGAAAAGATTTCGACTCCGCTCAACCTGACAGCATTAGAAATCATCAAAGTATTTTCGATAAAAGATGACTTTGATTTTTCAATTCTTAAACCCTATGAAGCATCCTGCGATTATTATATGTTCGATACCAAAGGAAAACTACCTGGCGGTAACGGTTATGCCTTTGATTGGAGTATTCTAAAAGAATATCCTTCAGAAAAACCTTATTTCTTAAGTGGAGGTATTGGATTGGATGAAATAGAAGATTTATTGGCTTTTTTAGAAAGTCCAGCTTCAAAACGATGTTATGCCATAGATGTAAACAGTAGATTCGAGATACAACCAGGGCTCAAAAACATTGAACAACTAAAAGAATTTAAAAAGTTGTTGTCTGACAACTTTGAACCTAATACTAGCAATTCATGA
- a CDS encoding aminodeoxychorismate/anthranilate synthase component II — translation MGRKILMIDNYDSFTYNLVHYLEDLDCDVTVKRNDQLTLKDVDAFDEIVLSPGPGIPDEAGLLKEIIKNYAPTKRILGVCLGQQAIGEVFGGKLVNLDQVYHGIATTIKITKEDVIFGGMPDQIEVGRYHSWVVHPELPESLEATSVDENGQIMSLKHKTYDVTAVQFHPESVLTPEGKQMLKNWLNK, via the coding sequence ATGGGAAGAAAGATTTTAATGATAGACAATTACGATAGCTTCACCTATAATTTGGTGCACTATTTAGAGGACTTGGATTGTGATGTTACGGTAAAACGTAATGATCAATTAACGCTGAAAGATGTTGACGCTTTTGATGAAATTGTGTTGTCTCCTGGCCCGGGAATACCAGATGAGGCAGGCTTACTCAAAGAAATCATCAAAAACTATGCGCCTACCAAACGGATTCTTGGGGTTTGCTTGGGACAACAGGCCATTGGTGAGGTCTTTGGCGGAAAACTGGTAAACCTTGATCAGGTGTATCATGGAATTGCCACTACCATTAAGATCACCAAGGAAGATGTCATTTTTGGTGGCATGCCTGACCAGATAGAAGTGGGACGCTACCACTCCTGGGTGGTACATCCTGAATTGCCGGAAAGCTTGGAAGCCACCTCAGTAGATGAAAATGGACAGATAATGTCCCTAAAACACAAAACGTATGATGTTACCGCTGTTCAGTTTCATCCAGAATCTGTATTGACCCCTGAAGGAAAACAAATGCTAAAAAATTGGTTAAACAAATAA